In the genome of Amia ocellicauda isolate fAmiCal2 chromosome 3, fAmiCal2.hap1, whole genome shotgun sequence, one region contains:
- the tyr gene encoding tyrosinase, whose protein sequence is MSLFLGLLTVLQLVHLTRQQFPRACATAAALVPKQCCPLWEGDGTACGALSGRGSCQDVTIIDLPHGPQFPHADLDDRERWPLVFYNRTCRCAGNYMGVNCGDCKFGYFGANCAERRESIRRNILQLTPAEKNKFISYLNLAKTTISTQYVIATGTYAEMNNGTTPLFADISVYDLFVWMHYYSSRDAFLGGANNVWTAIDFAHESAGFLPWHRVFLLHWEHEIRKLTGDYNFTIPYWDWRDAPGCEVCTDELMGAGNPSKPGLLDPASIFSAWKVMCTQPGEYNRLEILCNGTSEGPIQRNPGSHDRSRVARLPTSAEVEFCLSLTEYETGPMDRTANMSFRNALEGFSNPANGIATTSQSSMHNSLHVFMNGSMSSVQGSANDPIFIIHHAFVDSIFEQWLRRHNPPRTVYPTANAPIGHNDGYYMVPFMPLFRNGDYFLSSKEFGYTYAYMLDPGQRFLQEVLNPYLDQAQQIWRWLVGAGIIGALVAAIVAAAIALVWRRQQRKKRRRASFGETQPLLQSSEEDASYQTNL, encoded by the exons ATGTCGCTGTTTTTAGGTCTTCTGACTGTGTTGCAGCTGGTGCACTTGACACGGCAGCAGTTCCCCCGAGCCTGCGCTACGGCCGCTGCCCTGGTGCCCAAGCAGTGCTGCCCGCTGTGGGAAGGAGACGGCACGGCCTGCGGCGCCCTTTCTGGTAGAGGGTCCTGTCAAGATGTGACCATCATAGACCTCCCCCACGGGCCACAGTTCCCCCACGCCGACCTGGACGACAGAGAAAGGTGGCCCTTGGTCTTTTATAACCGGACCTGCCGGTGTGCGGGCAACTACATGGGCGTGAACTGTGGCGACTGCAAATTTGGCTACTTTGGAGCCAACTGCGCCGAGAGGAGGGAGTCCATCAGGAGGAACATCTTGCAGCTGACACCGGCTGAGAAGAACAAATTCATCTCCTACCTGAACCTGGCCAAGACCACCATCAGCACCCAGTATGTGATCGCTACCGGCACCTACGCCGAGATGAACAACGGCACGACCCCCCTGTTTGCGGACATCAGCGTCTATGACCTGTTCGTGTGGATGCACTACTACTCGTCCCGGGACGCGTTCCTGGGGGGGGCCAACAACGTGTGGACGGCGATTGATTTCGCCCACGAGTCGGCGGGCTTTCTGCCGTGGCACCGGGTGTTCCTGTTGCACTGGGAACATGAGATCAGGAAACTGACTGGGGACTACAACTTCACCATCCCGTACTGGGACTGGAGGGACGCGCCGGGGTGTGAGGTCTGCACTGATGAGTTAATGGGAGCCGGCAATCCCAGCAAGCCAGGCCTCCTAGACCCAGCTTCCATCTTCTCAGCTTGGAAG GTTATGTGCACACAACCAGGGGAGTACAACAGGCTGGAGATACTATGTAACGGGACTTCTGAAGGGCCTATTCAGCGTAACCCTGGTAGCCATGACAGGAGCAGGGTGGCCAGACTGCCCACGTCTGCAGAGGTGGAGTTCTGCTTGAGTCTGACAGAGTATGAAACTGGGCCCATGGACAGGACTGCCAATATGAGCTTCAGAAACGCATTAGAAG GTTTTTCAAATCCTGCCAATGGTATAGCCACCACTTCGCAGAGCAGCATGCATAACTCACTCCATGTGTTCATGAATGGCTCCATGTCTTCAGTACAAGGCTCAGCTAATGATCCAATTTTTATCATCCATCACGCTTTTGTTGACAG caTCTTTGAGCAGTGGCTGAGGAGACATAATCCTCCCAGAACGGTCTACCCAACTGCCAATGCCCCAATTGGACACAACGATGGCTATTATATGGTGCCATTCATGCCCCTCTTCCGGAATGGAGATTACTTCCTGTCTTCCAAAGAGTTTGGATATACCTATGCCTATATGTTAGATCCAG GACAAAGGTTCCTACAGGAGGTCTTGAACCCTTACCTGGACCAAGCCCAACAAATCTGGAGGTGGCTTGTGGGAGCTGGGATAATCGGGGCTCTGGTGGCAGCAATAGTGGCAGCAGCGATTGCTCTGGTCTGGCGCAGACAGCAGAGGAAGAAGAGAAGAAGGGCTTCTTTTGGCGAGACGCAGCCCCTACTCCAGAGCAGTGAGGAGGACGCCAGTTACCAGACCAACCTGTGA